One segment of Kwoniella newhampshirensis strain CBS 13917 chromosome 10 map unlocalized Ctg14, whole genome shotgun sequence DNA contains the following:
- a CDS encoding glutamate-tRNA ligase has product MPSLTLPLVQTPPFALIALALIQGIPVGWDLEAGELGDAKYGDIVGSERVRAELEKGVDGKETPLPPLPTLLASNSSFQDVSAVLDALDDYLAYRTYFSGPKFGFGDSIIWGTIRGNNSAIGSVKKPGRPHLSRWFTHVETLPVPKAALEAYRQAKSEMDKGKKTKRLESVDVVLPNAVKGKVVVRFAPEPSGYLHIGHLKAAILNRFLADQYQGKFILRFDDTNPLKEEGEFEDAIKEDLDMIEIGFDKVVHTSDHFDKIREFTEQMIKQGDAFMDDTDGETVKEQRRAEIPSKNRDATIEQNLARFKEMIAGTDEGKKWSLRAKIDYQHKNGTMRDPVIFRYVDASHHITGTKYKAYPMYDLACPIIDHLDGVTHALRANEYSARHEQYQWFLKTLGFPNIEIFDFSRIDFVYTVLSKRKLKFLVEKGVVRGWDDPRFPTVRGIRSRGMTVSGLKNYVLGQGASQAQLQLEWDGIWTVNKKVIDLVAPRYWAIVEDKMVAVDVKGRDSEDVEIVSKPLHKKNPDVGEKKMVFSSKLIIEQEDAASFGDNEEITAMDWGNAFVSKKETSPSGDVTSVTFDLHLAGDFKKTSKKVTWLSAPTATNPLTPVTLIEYDYLITKKKLEEDDNLEDIVNPKTEYRTKALASKEVEGLKKWDIIQFERKGFYICQGTKDEEGRLEFGFIPDGRAQTVALKATPTPDKPKTAGGAKGSWGKPGPKAAAAVAAPPSSTSKSAPDEDGTRILLSNGSSGFEIPVKSKMFEAERI; this is encoded by the exons ATGCCGTCTCTCACCTTACCTCTCGTTCAGACACCCCCATTCGCTCTCATCGCACTCGCCCTCATCCAGGGTATCCCTGTCGGATGGGATCTCGAGGCGGGGGAGCTAGGCGACGCCAAATACGGTGATATCGTTGGCTCGGAGAGAGTTCGAGCAGAGTTGGAGAAAGGTGTCGATGgcaaggag ACTCCCCTCCCCCCTCTCCCGACTCTTCTCGCATCGAACAGCTCTTTCCAGGACGTCTCCGCTGTCCTCGATGCCCTAGACGACTATCTGGCCTACAG GACCTACTTCTCCGGCCCCAAGTTCGGCTTTGGAGACAGCATTATCTGGGGAACTATCCGAG GTAACAACTCCGCAATCGGTTCGGTCAAGAAGCCCGGAAGACCTCACCTTTCTCGATGGTTCACTCATGTCGAGACCCTGCCCGTTCCCAAGGCGGCTCTTGAAGCTTACCGACAAGCTAAGAGCGAGATggacaaggggaagaagacaaagaGACTGGAGAGTGTCGATGTTGTGCTTCCCAACGCCGTGAAGGGCAAGGTCGTGGTGCGATTCG CCCCTGAGCCCTCAGGTTACTTGCACATTGGGCATCTCAAGGCTGCTATTCTCAACCGATTCCTTGCAGACCAGTACCAAGGAAAATTCATCCTTCGATTTGATGACACCAACCCTCTCAAGGAAGAG GGCGAGTTCGAGGATGCTATCAAGGAGGATCTTGACATGATCGAAATCGGGTTCGACAAGGTCGTCCACACGTCCGACCACTTCGACAAGATCCGAGAGTTCACAGAGCAAATGATCAAGCAAGGTGATGCCTTCATGGACGATACTGATGGTGAGACC GTCAAAGAGCAGCGACGAGCCGAAATCCCTTCTAAGAATCGAGATGCTACCATCGAGCAGAACTTAGCTCGTTtcaaggagatgatcgcTGGTACCGACGAGGGCAAGAAGTGGAGTCTTCGTGCGAAGATCGATTACCAGCACAAGAATGGAACGATGAGAGATCCTGTCATTTTCAGATACGTCGATGCCTCACATCACATTACTGG TACCAAGTACAAGGCCTACCCCATGTACGATCTCGCATGCCCTATCATTGACCACCTTGATGGGGTTACCCACGCTCTCCGAGCCAACGAATATTCTGCTCGTCACGAGCAATACCAATGGTTCTTGAAGACCCTTGGTTTCCCCAATATCGAGATCTTTGATTTCAG CCGAATCGATTTCGTCTACACTGTCTtgtcgaagagaaagcTCAAATTCCTCGTCGAAAAGGGTGTTGTCCGAGGTTGGGACGACCCTCGATTCCCTACCGTCCGAG GTATCCGATCTCGTGGTATGACCGTTTCGGGTCTGAAGAACTACGTCCTTGGTCAGGGAGCATCTCAAGCGCAACTGCAGCTTGAGTGGGATGGTATCTGGACTGTCAACAAAAAGGTCATCGACCTTGTCGCCCCTCGATACTGGGCTATCGTAGAGGACAAGAT GGTCGCCGTCGATGTCAAGGGTCGAGACTCTGAGGACGTCGAGATCGTTTCTAAGCCTCTTCACAAGAAGAACCCGGACgttggagagaagaaaatGGTGTTCTCATCTAAACTGATCATCGAACAAGAGGACGCTGCTTCGTTCGGTGACAATGAAGAG ATCACGGCGATGGATTGGGGAAATGCTTTCGTCTCCAAGAAAGAGACTTCTCCTTCAGGCGATGTCACATCCGTTACTTTcgatctccatctcgcAGGTGATTTCAAAAAGACCTCTAAGAAGGTCACTTGGCTTTCTGCTCCTACCGCCACTAATCCTCTCACCCCTGTCACTTTGATCGAGTATGACTACCTGATCacaaagaagaagctcgaggaagacgacaaCCTCGAGGATATCGTCAACCCTAAGACCGAGTACAGGACCAAAGCGTTGGCCAGTAAGGAAGTCGAGGGTCTGAAGAAATGGGATATCATCCAGTTCGAGAGAAAGGGCTTCTACATCTGTCAAGGTACaaaggacgaggagggtaGACTTGAATTTGGATTCATCCCGGA TGGTCGAGCTCAGACTGTCGCTCTCAAAGCCACTCCTACACCTGACAAACCGAAGACCGCAGGTGGCGCCAAGGGATCGTGGGGTAAGCCAGGTCCTAAGGCCGCCGCCGCTGTtgctgctcctccttcatcaaCCTCGAAGTCCGCACCCGATGAAGACGGTACCAGGATCCTGTTATCAAACGGAAGCTCCGGCTTCGAGATCCCTGTCAAGTCAAAGATGTTTGAGGCGGAAAGGATCTAG